Proteins found in one Zea mays cultivar B73 chromosome 1, Zm-B73-REFERENCE-NAM-5.0, whole genome shotgun sequence genomic segment:
- the LOC118476105 gene encoding extensin-like, whose protein sequence is MSGWSPDLNTFTDLLQSDGSPTTLPLDESSSLHRRSDVSASLPRALFPAARPPPYPYPYHLYQYPPSSYGQPPTSQAGIQASFPVRPYAPPPPAADESQASFQIPPYAPPSYAPPPYGVPPYAPYAPPPYGAPHPYAPPTYGAPPPVAPLSVGSENQAEENPVPKEKRPKRLEWTKEDEEKLVNAWFMHSNDPISSNNKSGSSFWGQIAATYNSTSDPIRHRTAKQLCNF, encoded by the exons ATGTCGGGTTGGTCCCCAGATTTGAACACCTTCACGGATCTCTTGCAGTCCGATGGGTCACCTACAACCCTTCCGTTAGATGAGTCTTCTTCACTACATCGTCGCTCCGATGTTTCAGCCTCACTCCCCCGTGCACTATTTCCGGCTGCGCGTCCACCACCATACCCTTATCCCTATCATTTGTATCAATATCCACCGTCTTCATATGGTCAACCTCCAACTTCCCAAGCCGGAATTCAAGCCTCATTCCCGGTACGTCCGTATGCCCCTCCTCCACCTGCTGCGGACGAAAGTCAAGCTTCTTTCCAGATACCTCCATACGCCCCTCCTTCATATGCTCCACCTCCGTATGGAGTACCTCCTTATGCTCCATATGCTCCACCTCCGTATGGGGCACCTCATCCATATGCTCCACCTACGTATGGAGCACCTCCTCCAGTTGCACCTTTATCTGTTGGATCTGAAAACCAAGCTGAGGAAAATCCTGTGCCGAAGGAAAAGCGTCCAAAGAGGCTAGAGTGgacgaaggaagacgaggaaaagctG GTTAATGCTTGGTTTATGCATTCTAATGATCCCATCTCCAGCAACAATAAGAGCGGATCAAGTTTCTGGGGCCAAATAGCGGCAACATATAACTCCACCTCCGACCCTATCCGTCATCGAACCGCCAAGCAactttgtaatttttaa